In Lotus japonicus ecotype B-129 chromosome 5, LjGifu_v1.2, one genomic interval encodes:
- the LOC130718901 gene encoding uncharacterized protein LOC130718901 — protein MYSLKDKVTQKLSHLFANSSNTQDSPYSQEGKPLSSYLSYIIPSISSDGSKTSKHQDNHKPNKSAYNYENFEYQDVPFDNYVDCSPSCNSRDLLKDEIINEDQGSRKSSSSSEVFEEVNEQETPNTSKKSQLNLSDDSAFISPELYEFFESCLPNIVKGRQWVLLYSSLKHGISLRTLIRKSAELSGPGLLIVGDRQGAVFGGLLDCPLKPTAKRKYQGTNQSFVFTTIYGQPRLFRPTGANRYYYMCLNDLLGVGGGGNFALCLDEDLLTGTSGPCDTFGNKCLAHSPEFELKNVELWGFTHASPIHS, from the exons ATGTATTCTCTCAAAGATAAAGTCACACAGAAGCTTTCGCATCTCTTTGCCAACTCCTCCAACACCCAg GATAGTCCCTATTCTCAAGAGGGTAAACCTCTGTCTTCATATTTATCTTACATTATCCCTTCAATCAGCTCTGATGGATCGAAGACAAGCAAGCATCAAGATAATCATAAACCAAATAAATCAGCTTATAATTATGAGAATTTTGAGTATCAGGATGTTCCATTCGATAATTATGTCGATTGTAGTCCCTCATGTAATAGCAGGGATTTATTGAAAGAtgaaattattaatgaagatcAGGGGTCTAGGAAAAGCAGTAGCAGCTCTGAGGTTTTCGAAGAAGTAAATGAGCAGGAAACTCCAAATACTTCAAAGAAGTCTCAACTCAATCTTAGTGATGACTCTGCTTTTATATCTCCCGAGTTGTATGAATTTTTTGAATCATGCCTCCCCAATATAGTAAAAGGACGTCAATGGGTCTTACTTTACAG TTCGTTGAAACATGGAATATCACTTCGTACACTCATTCGCAAGAGTGCTGAACTTTCTGGTCCTGGTTTGCTG ATTGTTGGAGATAGGCAAGGTGCTGTGTTTGGTGGGTTGCTAGATTGCCCCTTGAAACCTACAGCAAAGCGAAAATATCAA GGAACCAACCAGAGTTTTGTCTTTACAACTATATATGGTCAGCCAAGGCTTTTTCGACCTACAG GTGCCAACCGATACTACTACATGTGTTTGAATGACTTGCTTGGAGTTGGTGGTGGGGGTAACTTTGCTTTATGCTTAGATGAAGATTT GTTAACTGGAACTAGCGGGCCTTGTGACACGTTTGGAAACAAATGTCTAGCTCATAGTCCAGAGTTTGAGTTGAAGAACGTTGAG TTGTGGGGTTTTACACATGCTTCCCCTATCCATAGCTAA